Genomic window (Paenibacillus sp. 37):
CGTACAGTGACCTGATCACCCGTAAGGATGGTGAAGTTGTTATACGCATTGCTGTTGACGCCATTCGCAGCTACCTTCACAGCATAATTGCCTGCGGCAACAGCTGGGATCGTCACTTTGATCTGTGTATCTTCCCATGAGGTGATAGCAGCACCGGTAACGGCTGTTGTACCGAAGTATACGGTACCTTTGGAGGAGCCAAATCCACGTCCGCTAATGGTAACAACATTATCCGGTTTACCCATCACCGGACCTACATGTCCGATCGTTGGTGTTGTTTCACTTGTTGTATACTGCCAGACCGCGGTTGCTCCGGCTGCCAGAGTGAATGAAGAGACGGTACCATTGGTGGAAGTGATGTTATTACCGTTCAGTGCGCCGCCCAGTACATCGGTGTAGTTGCCTGTTGGCAGTGAAGTGCTTAGATTCGCAATGCTCGCTGGTGTGGAGAGATTACGGTTCACGGCAACAACAGCTACACTTTTGCCGAATTTGCGCTCATAGATATACACATCATTATTGATCCAGCGTTGCTGCGTGGAGCCGTAGGCAATGGCCGGATTAGATTTGCGAAGAGGGGCCAGCTTGCTGATGACGTTGAAGGCTGTTGTTGTTTTGGAGAAAGAAGGCATTTTGGCCCGATTGTCAGGGTCCCCGTTACCTGTCAGATACTGTTCGGTACCATAATAGATGGCAGGTACGCCGCGTGAAGTCAGCGTGAAGGCCAGCGCCTGTTCCAGACGACGGTTATTGACGGCACTTGTTTTGAAGCGATCCATATCATGGTTGTCGATAAACGTAACTTGATCATTCACCTGATTGTAATCTGCCGCTGTACCTGTAATCATCGAATCGAGGGCATGCATGTTGGATGTGTTATCCCGGAAGACGTTACGTACGGCAGAGTTAAAGCGGAAATCAAGCAGGCTCATCCCGGAATCGTTGGCAAATTCCGTGTTATCCGCATCGGATGCAGCAGATCCCAGGAACCATTCACCGAAGGTGAATACTGGCTGGTGTGCATAGATGGAGGACATCCAGCTCTTTTGCCAGCCGAGAGGCATATGTTTCACCGCATCCACGCGAATGCCGTCCACGCCCATATCAAGCCAGAGCTTGATTGCATCTTTGAAATATTGGTCAATGGTACTGTTATTGTGATTCAGGTCAGCCAGGTCATAGAGGTTTTTGTAGATACCATTCTCCAGGGAGGAAAAATCGGAGCCGC
Coding sequences:
- a CDS encoding alpha-amylase family glycosyl hydrolase; protein product: MFQMAKRVLLSTTLTLSLLAGGALPYLPASAIYADADTAVTNKQNFSTDVIYQIFTDRFLDGNPSNNPTGAAYDATCSNLKLYCGGDWQGLINKINDNYFSDLGVTALWISQPVENIFATINYGGVINTAYHGYWARDFKKTNPYFGTMADFQNLITTAHAKGIKIVIDFAPNHTSPAMETDTSFAENGKLYDNGNLVGGYTNDTNGFFHHNGGSDFSSLENGIYKNLYDLADLNHNNSTIDQYFKDAIKLWLDMGVDGIRVDAVKHMPLGWQKSWMSSIYAHQPVFTFGEWFLGSAASDADNTEFANDSGMSLLDFRFNSAVRNVFRDNTSNMHALDSMITGTAADYNQVNDQVTFIDNHDMDRFKTSAVNNRRLEQALAFTLTSRGVPAIYYGTEQYLTGNGDPDNRAKMPSFSKTTTAFNVISKLAPLRKSNPAIAYGSTQQRWINNDVYIYERKFGKSVAVVAVNRNLSTPASIANLSTSLPTGNYTDVLGGALNGNNITSTNGTVSSFTLAAGATAVWQYTTSETTPTIGHVGPVMGKPDNVVTISGRGFGSSKGTVYFGTTAVTGAAITSWEDTQIKVTIPAVAAGNYAVKVAANGVNSNAYNNFTILTGDQVTVRFVINNASTTLGQNIYLTGNVAELGNWSTGTTAIGPAFNQVIHAYPTWYYDVSVPAGKQLEFKFFKKNGATITWEGGSNHTFTTPTSGTATVNVNWQ